A window from Triticum aestivum cultivar Chinese Spring chromosome 6D, IWGSC CS RefSeq v2.1, whole genome shotgun sequence encodes these proteins:
- the LOC123144788 gene encoding uncharacterized protein isoform X2, protein MACSPSPRLLHRASSSSPLLSVGHVRSAPSSTFGWTIQCKQSGHILYGRSHVTSFLALASADAPQGKGSSGQKVIMVDPQEAKRLAVKQMQEIRARDKLKKRHQAEAINGALAVIGLTAALVLEGQTGKGILGQLAGYLAALSSLFGQ, encoded by the exons ATGGCGTGCTCTCCCTCTCCCCGGCTGCTCCACCGGGCGTCCTCCTCTTCTCCGTTGCTCTCGGTCGGGCATGTGCGCTCGGCTCCGTCCTCCACGTTCGG ATGGACCATCCAATGCAAGCAATCCGGACATATATTGTATGGAAGAAGCCATGTGACAAGCTTCCTGGCTCTTGCTAGTGCAGAT GCACCACAAGGCAAAGGAAGTTCAGGTCAGAAAGTGATAATGGTTGATCCACAGGAAGCTAAGCGCTTAGCAGTGAAACAAATGCAAGAAATTCGTGCCAGAGATAAGCTGAAG AAACGTCATCAAGCAGAAGCTATTAACGGCGCATTGGCGGTGATAGGATTGACTGCTGCATTGGTATTGGAAGGTCAGACAGGAAAGGGTATCTTGGGGCAG CTAGCAGGATATCTGGCGGCTTTATCTAGTTTATTTGGGCAATAA
- the LOC123144788 gene encoding uncharacterized protein isoform X1 translates to MACSPSPRLLHRASSSSPLLSVGHVRSAPSSTFGWTIQCKQSGHILYGRSHVTSFLALASADMNQAPQGKGSSGQKVIMVDPQEAKRLAVKQMQEIRARDKLKKRHQAEAINGALAVIGLTAALVLEGQTGKGILGQLAGYLAALSSLFGQ, encoded by the exons ATGGCGTGCTCTCCCTCTCCCCGGCTGCTCCACCGGGCGTCCTCCTCTTCTCCGTTGCTCTCGGTCGGGCATGTGCGCTCGGCTCCGTCCTCCACGTTCGG ATGGACCATCCAATGCAAGCAATCCGGACATATATTGTATGGAAGAAGCCATGTGACAAGCTTCCTGGCTCTTGCTAGTGCAGAT ATGAACCAGGCACCACAAGGCAAAGGAAGTTCAGGTCAGAAAGTGATAATGGTTGATCCACAGGAAGCTAAGCGCTTAGCAGTGAAACAAATGCAAGAAATTCGTGCCAGAGATAAGCTGAAG AAACGTCATCAAGCAGAAGCTATTAACGGCGCATTGGCGGTGATAGGATTGACTGCTGCATTGGTATTGGAAGGTCAGACAGGAAAGGGTATCTTGGGGCAG CTAGCAGGATATCTGGCGGCTTTATCTAGTTTATTTGGGCAATAA
- the LOC123144787 gene encoding protein TAB2 homolog, chloroplastic: MTTATAIVAGHGIAFRRSLHLPNPPGKPSFSVARPHAHNRLLVPATPSPRPCRSISSESPTAAEADTAEEPAEENEEDDVDPLAEVCYLDPDADAEGIREWEVDFCSRPILDARGKKVWELVVCDATLSLQFTRFFPNTSINSVTLRDALASVASSLGVPLPDRARFFRSQMQIIISRACNDLGVKAVPSRRCVSLLLWLEERYETVYSRHPGFQKGTKPLLTLDNPFATNLPDNLFGDKWAFVQLPFDDVREEVELLERRYAFGAGLDLDLLGFELDETTLVPGVAVESSRAKPLAAWMNGLEICSMEVDTGRANLILSAGVSTRYVYAGYQKSAATTQEAEAWEAAKKACGGLHFLAIQENLNSDSCVGFWLLLDLPPPPV, encoded by the exons ATGACGACCGCCACTGCCATCGTCGCCGGCCACGGCATCGCCTTCCGCCGGAGCCTCCACCTGCCCAACCCGCCGGGGAAGCCCTCCTTCTCCGTCGCGCGGCCCCACGCGCACAATCGCCTCTTAGTCCCGGCCACGCCGTCGCCGAGGCCGTGCCGGTccatctcctcggagagccccacgGCCGCCGAGGCGGACACCGCGGAGGAGCCAGCCGAGGAGAACGAGGAGGATGATGTGGACCCGCTGGCGGAGGTGTGCTACCTGGACCCGGACGCGGACGCGGAGGGGATCCGGGAGTGGGAGGTGGACTTCTGCTCGCGGCCCATCCTGGACGCCAGGGGCAAGAAGGTGTGGGAGCTGGTGGTGTGCGACGCGACGCTGTCGCTCCAGTTCACCCGCTTCTTCCCCAACACCTCCATCAACAGCGTGACGCTCCGGGACGCGCTCGCCTCCGTGGCCTCCTCCCTCGGCGTGCCGCTCCCGGACCGCGCGCGCTTCTTCCGGTCGCAGATGCAGATCATCATCTCCCGCGCCTGCAACGACCTCGGGGTCAAGGCCGTGCCCAGCCGCCGCTGCGTCTCCCTGCTGCTCTGGCTGGAGGAGCGCTACGAGACCGTCTACAGCCGCCACCCCGGCTTCCAGAAGGGCACCAAGCCGCTGCTCACGCTCGACAACCCCTTCGCCACCAACCTGCCCGACAACCTCTTCGGCGACAAGTGGGCATTCGTGCAGCTCCCCTTCGACG ATGTGAGGGAGGAGGTGGAGTTGCTGGAGAGGAGGTACGCGTTCGGGGCGGGGCTCGATTTGGACCTCTTGGGGTTCGAGCTCGATGAAACCACGCTAGTCCCTGGGGTTGCCGTAGAATCTTCGCGCGCCAAGCCTCTGGCGG CTTGGATGAATGGGTTAGAGATTTGTTCAATGGAGGTTGACACCGGCAGAGCGAACCTGATCCTGTCAGCCGGGGTTTCTACCAGATACGTCTACGCCGGCTACCAGAAGAGCGCCGCGACGACGCAGGAGGCAGAAGCGtgggaggcggccaagaaggcctgCGGCGGCCTGCACTTCCTGGCCATCCAAGAGAACCTCAACTCCGATAGTTGCGTGGGTTTCTGGCTCCTGCTGGACCTGCCGCCACCGCCTGTATGA